Part of the Longimicrobium sp. genome, GTCACGGTCTTCCTCGCCGGCGACTCGACCATGGCGCAGAAGCTGGTCAACCGGCGGCCGGAGACCGGGTGGGGGGAGCGGCTGCAGCAGTACTTCGACATCGACCGCGTGCGGGTGCAGAACCACGCCCGCAACGGACGCAGCACGCGCACCTTCCTCTCCGAGGGGCGCTGGCGGGCGATCGTCGACGAGCTCAGGCCGGGCGACTTCGTGTTCATCCAGTTCGGGCACAACGACGCGTCGGCCGACAAGGTGGACCGCTACACGCCGCCCGCGGACTACCGGCGCAACCTGGCCCGCTTCGTGGCCGAGGCGCGGGAGAAGGGGGCGAACCCCGTGCTGATGACGCCCGTGGTGCGGCGCCGCTTCCGCGCGGACGGCACCTTCTACGACTCCCACGGCGAGTACCCG contains:
- a CDS encoding rhamnogalacturonan acetylesterase, giving the protein MRFLRALPLLLLAGFALQERPVTVFLAGDSTMAQKLVNRRPETGWGERLQQYFDIDRVRVQNHARNGRSTRTFLSEGRWRAIVDELRPGDFVFIQFGHNDASADKVDRYTPPADYRRNLARFVAEAREKGANPVLMTPVVRRRFRADGTFYDSHGEYPDLVRAVAAEQRVPLVDMHRASERVLREYGAERSKTLFLHLAAGESPNYPQGLEDNTHFSPLGAEVMAALAVQGIRGARLGLAGLLAETGPPPAPAAPRP